From the genome of Malus domestica chromosome 04, GDT2T_hap1, one region includes:
- the LOC103437197 gene encoding AT-hook motif nuclear-localized protein 1, with product MEGREGGVNSSGVTVVGSDAPSDYHVAPRSENPTHNAGSTPHVPVAPPQAASLPAAGSMPMKKKRGRPRKYGPDGSVTMALSPKPISSSAPPPVIDFSAEKRGKVKPPSSVSKTKYEVENLGEWVACSVGANFTPHIITVNSGEDVMMKIISFSQQGPRAICVLSANGVISSVTLRQPDSSGGTLTYEGRFEILSLSGSFMPNETGGTRSRSGGMSVSLASPDGRVVGGGVGGLLVAASPVQVVVGSFLSGNQHEQKPKKQKHDYMANATPTMAVPISSADPKSNFSSSTAFRGDNWSSLASDPKNKTDINVSLPGGVM from the exons ATGGAGGGTAGGGAAGGTGGTGTGAATAGTAGTGGGGTTACAGTTGTGGGATCAGATGCTCCATCAGACTACCATGTCGCTCCAAGGTCAGAAAACCCGACCCACAACGCTGGATCAACACCTCATGTGCCGGTTGCGCCGCCACAGGCGGCGTCTCTGCCGGCGGCAGGGTCTATGccgatgaagaagaagagagggagGCCAAGGAAGTATGGACCGGACGGGAGTGTCACCATGGCTCTGTCACCGAAGCCCATATCGTCCTCTGCGCCGCCGCCGGTGATCGATTTCTCGGCGGAGAAGCGTGGGAAAGTGAAGCCACCCAGCTCAGTGAGCAAGACCAAGTACGAGGTGGAGAATTTAG GTGAATGGGTTGCATGCTCGGTTGGTGCCAATTTTACACCCCATATTATCACTGTTAATTCGGGAGAG GATGTCATGATGAAGATTATATCATTTTCTCAACAAGGTCCTCGAGCAATATGCGTGCTCTCTGCCAATGGTGTTATTTCAAGTGTGACTCTTCGTCAGCCTGATTCTTCTGGCGGTACATTGACATACGAG GGCCGTTTCGAGATATTGTCTTTATCGGGTTCATTTATGCCCAATGAAACAGGAGGGACAAGAAGCAGATCAGGCGGGATGAGTGTTTCTTTAGCAAGTCCAGATGGGCGTGTTGTAGGTGGTGGAGTTGGTGGTCTGTTAGTAGCTGCAAGTCCAGTGCAG GTTGTAGTAGGCAGTTTTCTATCAGGAAACCAGCATGAACAGAAGCCCAAGAAACAGAAACATGATTACATGGCTAATGCAACACCAACTATGGCTGTTCCTATTTCAAGTGCCGACCCAAAATCAAACTTCTCATCCTCGACTGCCTTCCGTGGAGATAATTGGTCGTCATTGGCATCAGATCCAAAAAACAAGACTGACATTAATGTATCTTTGCCGGGAGGTGTAATGTGA